Proteins found in one Lysinibacillus fusiformis genomic segment:
- the rimI gene encoding ribosomal protein S18-alanine N-acetyltransferase: protein MSRNVTYRKMVSDDVPAVYEIEVASFPIPWTLDSFYYEVHENQYAHYVLAVDVNGSIIGFCGMWMVIDAAQITNVAVMEAARGRGIGEGLMREAMQIARLHGMEVMTLEVRVTNTVAQNLYRKLQFQDGGIRKGYYTDNGEDALVMWVNL from the coding sequence ATGAGTAGGAATGTAACTTATCGTAAAATGGTTTCTGATGATGTACCAGCAGTTTATGAAATTGAAGTAGCTTCATTTCCTATACCCTGGACGCTGGATTCCTTTTACTATGAAGTGCATGAAAATCAGTATGCTCATTATGTGTTGGCTGTGGATGTAAATGGCAGTATTATTGGTTTTTGTGGGATGTGGATGGTAATAGATGCAGCCCAAATTACGAATGTAGCTGTTATGGAGGCAGCACGTGGTCGAGGTATCGGCGAGGGATTAATGCGTGAGGCGATGCAAATAGCTCGTTTACATGGAATGGAGGTTATGACATTGGAGGTACGTGTAACGAACACCGTTGCACAAAATCTTTATCGCAAGCTTCAATTCCAAGATGGTGGCATACGGAAAGGCTATTATACTGATAACGGGGAGGATGCCCTTGTCATGTGGGTGAATTTATAA
- the tsaB gene encoding tRNA (adenosine(37)-N6)-threonylcarbamoyltransferase complex dimerization subunit type 1 TsaB yields the protein MIWLGIETANTPLSIAIVRDGKVVAEMVQNIKLTHSAGAMPAIEEILARVGLQASDLDAIAVSEGPGSYTGVRIGVTLAKTLAWTLQIPLVGVASLKALAANAALYNGLICPIFDARRGNVYTAVYQGVTLETLVEDHHAHIADLLERLKALDAPILFIGTDVDIFWDNIVEVLGDNAVRAPFSFDLPRATEVIRVATKVELPIVEATHHFVPQYKRIAEAEANWLKEQKEKEHE from the coding sequence ATGATTTGGTTAGGAATAGAAACAGCGAATACGCCACTTTCCATTGCCATTGTGAGGGATGGAAAAGTGGTAGCCGAGATGGTACAAAATATAAAATTAACGCATTCTGCAGGAGCGATGCCAGCTATTGAAGAGATACTAGCAAGAGTAGGCTTACAGGCAAGTGACTTGGATGCGATTGCAGTGTCTGAAGGGCCGGGTTCGTATACAGGTGTCCGTATAGGTGTAACATTAGCGAAAACCCTAGCATGGACATTACAGATACCTTTAGTTGGTGTCGCTAGTTTAAAGGCATTAGCTGCAAATGCCGCCCTTTATAATGGATTAATCTGTCCAATTTTTGATGCAAGAAGAGGCAATGTCTATACGGCTGTTTATCAAGGAGTGACATTAGAGACTCTTGTGGAGGATCATCATGCACATATCGCTGATTTATTAGAGCGTTTAAAGGCACTAGATGCACCTATTTTATTTATAGGAACAGATGTTGATATATTTTGGGATAACATTGTGGAGGTGCTTGGTGATAACGCAGTACGTGCACCGTTTAGTTTTGACTTGCCACGTGCAACGGAAGTTATTCGTGTAGCGACTAAAGTGGAGTTACCGATTGTTGAAGCTACTCATCACTTTGTCCCACAATATAAACGAATTGCAGAGGCTGAGGCTAATTGGCTGAAAGAACAGAAGGAGAAGGAACATGAGTAG
- the tsaE gene encoding tRNA (adenosine(37)-N6)-threonylcarbamoyltransferase complex ATPase subunit type 1 TsaE → MYEIIMNSVDDTERFAMALANLLEAQDTITLEGDLGAGKTTFTKALAKGLGVKRTVNSPTFTIVKQYEGRLPFNHLDVYRLAESDEDLGWDELFYGDAVSVVEWAHLIEQDLPQHRLAIEIYRIGDNERRFVLIPSGERYEALCEELMK, encoded by the coding sequence ATGTATGAAATAATCATGAATTCAGTTGATGATACAGAACGTTTTGCCATGGCACTTGCCAATTTACTAGAAGCTCAAGATACGATTACATTAGAAGGGGATTTGGGTGCAGGCAAAACAACATTTACGAAGGCCTTAGCAAAGGGCCTTGGTGTGAAAAGAACAGTCAACAGTCCAACATTTACGATTGTTAAACAGTATGAAGGACGATTACCCTTCAATCATTTAGATGTTTATCGTCTGGCTGAAAGTGACGAGGACCTAGGTTGGGATGAATTATTTTATGGAGATGCGGTATCAGTAGTAGAGTGGGCACATTTAATTGAACAGGATTTGCCACAGCATCGATTAGCAATAGAGATTTACCGAATCGGAGACAATGAACGACGCTTTGTGTTAATACCTAGTGGGGAACGCTATGAGGCACTATGTGAGGAGCTAATGAAATGA
- a CDS encoding M24 family metallopeptidase, which translates to MSTIYKTRRAIFKSKLEVDIAFITSPANIFYYTGFLSNPHERFMALVFNTKTNEEILYVPALDLAAAEQVAHLQRIVPITDEQIPFEVVKNTIGNLGQTAGVEAKTLTLARYLELIGALNVQVTDIQQLVNTQRLHKTRDEINQLKVAIHIIEQVMSEGIKKIHIGMTELELVAELEYLMRKFGADGQSFASIILSGENAALPHGHPSMRKIENGDFVLIDMGVVKDGYCSDITRTFIVGEATDKQREIYDTVLASTLAGIKAAKANIPLKQVDLTARAVIENKGYGDYFNNRVGHGLGIEVHEEPSVHAANNDLITIGMVFTIEPGIYIPNYGGVRIEDNVYINELGEAEVLTTFPRELQIL; encoded by the coding sequence ATGTCTACTATTTATAAAACTCGTAGAGCGATATTTAAATCAAAGCTTGAGGTGGATATTGCTTTTATAACATCGCCTGCCAATATTTTTTATTACACTGGCTTTTTATCGAATCCACATGAACGCTTTATGGCTCTTGTTTTCAATACGAAAACAAATGAAGAAATATTATATGTTCCCGCTTTAGATTTAGCAGCAGCTGAACAAGTTGCTCATCTTCAACGCATCGTACCAATAACTGATGAGCAAATACCATTTGAAGTTGTCAAAAATACAATCGGAAATCTTGGACAGACTGCTGGTGTGGAAGCTAAGACACTCACACTGGCACGCTATTTAGAGCTAATAGGTGCATTAAATGTCCAAGTGACAGATATTCAACAGCTAGTTAATACACAACGCTTACATAAAACGCGCGATGAAATCAATCAGCTGAAAGTAGCCATTCATATTATTGAGCAGGTTATGTCGGAGGGCATTAAAAAAATTCATATTGGTATGACAGAATTAGAGCTTGTTGCTGAGCTAGAATATTTAATGCGCAAATTTGGAGCAGATGGTCAGTCCTTCGCCTCGATTATTTTGTCTGGTGAAAATGCTGCCCTACCACATGGCCATCCTAGTATGCGAAAAATCGAGAACGGGGACTTTGTGCTAATTGACATGGGCGTCGTTAAAGATGGCTATTGCTCTGACATCACAAGAACATTTATCGTTGGTGAAGCGACAGATAAACAACGAGAAATTTATGACACTGTACTCGCTTCCACACTTGCCGGTATCAAGGCAGCAAAAGCAAATATTCCATTAAAACAAGTTGACTTAACCGCAAGAGCAGTTATTGAAAACAAAGGCTATGGTGACTATTTTAACAACCGTGTCGGTCACGGACTTGGCATTGAAGTCCATGAAGAACCTTCTGTCCATGCAGCAAACAATGATTTAATCACAATAGGGATGGTCTTTACAATTGAACCTGGTATTTATATACCGAATTATGGTGGCGTTCGTATTGAGGACAATGTTTATATAAATGAACTTGGTGAAGCTGAAGTGCTTACTACCTTTCCACGAGAATTACAAATTTTATAA
- the opp3b gene encoding oligopeptide ABC transporter permease, whose protein sequence is MIRYIFTRIGYMMITLFIIILLSFFLMKALPGSPFNDERLPETQKELLYKKYGLDKPVPVQFGIYLSNLIQGDLGVSFVFDNRPVTKIIQERIGASAILGFQAVFVGTIIGLLLGIVAALKHNTIIDYGATVLAVLGISIPSFVFAGFLQYWVGVKLGWLPIAFWNGFEYSILPTIALAVGVVATIARFTRIEMLEVLNQEYILTAQSKGLSNAYIITKHGIRNALIPIITIIGPLTVNTITGSLVIEKIFSIPGLGEQFVNSIITNDYQLIMGTTIFYAVLFVSVILIIDILYGFIDPRIRVAGGE, encoded by the coding sequence ATGATTCGCTACATTTTCACCCGAATCGGCTATATGATGATCACGTTATTTATAATCATCTTGCTTTCATTTTTTCTTATGAAAGCTCTACCTGGTTCTCCATTCAACGATGAACGGTTACCCGAAACACAAAAAGAATTACTGTACAAAAAATACGGCCTAGATAAGCCAGTACCTGTACAGTTTGGGATTTACCTGTCGAATCTTATTCAAGGGGATTTAGGTGTTTCTTTTGTTTTTGATAATCGTCCGGTTACTAAAATTATTCAAGAACGCATTGGCGCCTCGGCTATCCTCGGATTCCAAGCCGTATTTGTCGGAACTATTATCGGCTTACTGTTAGGTATCGTTGCAGCATTAAAACATAACACCATAATCGATTACGGTGCAACCGTCTTAGCCGTACTCGGTATATCTATTCCATCATTTGTATTTGCGGGTTTTTTACAATATTGGGTTGGTGTTAAACTCGGCTGGCTCCCGATTGCTTTTTGGAACGGTTTTGAATACTCGATTTTACCAACCATCGCTTTAGCAGTTGGCGTTGTAGCAACCATTGCCCGCTTTACACGCATTGAAATGTTAGAGGTACTTAACCAAGAATATATTTTAACCGCTCAATCAAAAGGATTATCGAATGCTTATATTATTACAAAGCATGGCATTCGCAATGCGCTTATTCCAATCATTACAATTATCGGACCTTTAACTGTGAATACGATTACTGGTTCACTTGTTATTGAGAAAATTTTTAGTATCCCTGGTTTAGGGGAACAATTTGTTAATTCAATTATTACAAATGATTATCAACTGATTATGGGCACAACGATTTTTTACGCCGTTTTATTTGTCAGTGTCATTTTAATTATTGATATTCTATACGGGTTCATTGATCCTCGTATTCGTGTAGCGGGAGGCGAATAA
- the opp3C gene encoding oligopeptide ABC transporter permease, whose translation MTAKITEETKHYPADLFELASQADIVSDIVLRPEQSFWQDAWRGLRKNKAAIVGLCIIIFVILLAIFGPFMNSHGYDEQNIARTNLPPKVPVLEHLPFLGLNGVDGRGVDQYEKKGITEYFWFGTDELGRDLWTRIWQGTRISLYIAFLAATIDLIIGVAYGAISAFYGGRTDNVMQRIIEVLVGIPGLIVNILLILILKPGILSITLAMVIVGWISMARIVRAQILKLKSYEYVLASRTLGASNQRLIWKHLIPNTLGSIIVATTFTIPGAIFTEALLSFIGLGLQPPTASLGTIVNDSYKLLRIYPHGMIVSSIIISLIMISFNLLGDGLRDAFDPKVRK comes from the coding sequence ATGACAGCAAAAATCACTGAAGAAACAAAGCATTATCCTGCCGATTTGTTTGAACTTGCCTCTCAAGCAGATATCGTCTCTGATATTGTACTTCGACCTGAGCAATCATTTTGGCAAGATGCTTGGCGTGGTTTACGTAAAAATAAAGCAGCCATTGTTGGCTTATGTATTATTATTTTCGTTATTTTATTAGCTATTTTCGGACCATTTATGAATAGTCACGGCTATGACGAACAAAACATTGCGCGCACCAATTTACCGCCAAAAGTTCCCGTTCTCGAACATCTGCCATTCTTAGGTTTGAACGGCGTCGACGGGCGTGGTGTGGATCAATACGAAAAAAAAGGTATTACCGAATATTTTTGGTTCGGTACAGATGAATTAGGACGAGATTTATGGACACGTATTTGGCAAGGCACTCGTATTTCACTTTATATTGCCTTTCTCGCAGCTACGATTGATTTAATTATCGGCGTTGCTTACGGTGCTATTTCAGCCTTTTATGGCGGCCGCACTGACAATGTAATGCAACGTATTATTGAAGTGTTAGTTGGTATTCCAGGATTAATTGTCAATATTCTTCTTATTCTTATTTTGAAGCCCGGCATCCTTTCCATTACACTCGCAATGGTTATCGTTGGCTGGATTAGTATGGCCCGTATCGTTCGTGCACAAATATTAAAGCTAAAATCATATGAATATGTACTTGCCTCCAGAACACTTGGAGCTAGTAACCAACGATTAATTTGGAAGCATTTGATTCCTAACACTCTTGGATCGATTATTGTCGCTACTACTTTTACTATACCTGGCGCCATTTTCACAGAAGCCCTACTAAGTTTTATCGGATTAGGTCTACAACCACCTACTGCTTCCTTAGGAACAATTGTCAATGACTCATATAAACTATTGCGCATTTACCCACATGGCATGATTGTTTCTTCTATAATTATTAGCTTAATTATGATTAGCTTCAATTTACTTGGAGATGGACTGCGCGATGCATTCGATCCAAAAGTACGTAAATAA
- a CDS encoding ABC transporter ATP-binding protein produces the protein MKTILEVKNLSVSFNTYSGEVQAVRNVSFDLYEGETLAIVGESGSGKSVTSKSLLRLNPSETTMIKNGQIFYQHKNILDYSEQQMRRLRGAEISMVFQDPMTALNPTMTIGSQIAESIKKHTSLRGKHITERVIELLQLVGIKEADKRYKQYPHQFSGGMRQRIVIAMALACEPRIIIADEPTTALDVSIQAQILELLKNIQKKMNLSIIFITHDLGVVAKMADRVAVMYAGKIVEIGLVDEIFYHCQHPYTQGLLAAMPNPDIDSESLYAIPGIPPNLLQPPVGDAFAARNKQALKIDFLEEPPMFKVSDTHYAATWLLHKQAPTMIPIHQQLAQEQHKERAETPVFDTNNPYLSLKKVKQYFKLGKNTINKAIDGITFDIYKGEIFGLVGESGCGKSTTGRSIIGLNTITDGTIQIDGQSIHDVKTKQEKLAFNRKVQMIFQDPYSSLNPRMKIADIIAEGLAIHGVPKSEWKSNIYELLNIVGLTKEYANRYPHELSGGQRQRIGIARALAVEPELIIADEPISALDVSIQAQIVNLLKKLQKERGLTYLFIAHDLSMVKYISNRIGVMHRGKIVELAESQELYDHPIHPYTKSLLSAIPLPDPKLERERQRIIFNEMKYNANDRANEKFIEVRPGHFVMLTEDELMQYHQTNAKGILL, from the coding sequence ATGAAAACAATTTTAGAAGTCAAAAATCTTAGTGTTTCCTTCAACACTTATAGTGGCGAAGTACAAGCTGTACGCAATGTTTCGTTTGACTTATATGAAGGTGAAACATTAGCAATCGTTGGCGAATCAGGCTCTGGAAAATCGGTTACTTCAAAAAGCCTATTACGCTTAAATCCTAGTGAAACAACAATGATTAAAAATGGCCAAATCTTTTATCAACATAAAAATATTTTAGATTACAGTGAACAGCAAATGCGTAGGCTTCGCGGGGCTGAAATCTCAATGGTTTTCCAAGATCCTATGACAGCGTTAAACCCTACGATGACGATTGGCAGTCAAATTGCAGAAAGCATTAAAAAACATACGTCTTTACGTGGCAAGCACATAACAGAGCGTGTCATTGAATTATTACAGCTTGTTGGTATTAAAGAAGCAGATAAACGCTATAAGCAATACCCACATCAATTTTCAGGTGGCATGCGTCAAAGAATTGTCATTGCAATGGCACTCGCGTGCGAACCGCGCATTATTATTGCAGATGAACCGACTACGGCATTGGATGTTTCAATCCAAGCCCAAATATTAGAATTGCTTAAAAACATCCAAAAAAAGATGAATCTATCGATTATTTTCATTACCCATGATTTAGGGGTTGTCGCAAAAATGGCTGATCGTGTTGCCGTAATGTATGCAGGTAAAATTGTTGAAATTGGCTTAGTAGATGAGATTTTTTACCACTGTCAACATCCTTATACACAGGGACTACTCGCTGCGATGCCAAATCCAGATATCGATTCAGAATCGTTATATGCCATTCCGGGGATACCGCCTAACCTCTTACAACCACCTGTAGGAGATGCCTTTGCGGCTCGCAATAAACAAGCACTCAAAATCGATTTTCTAGAGGAACCACCTATGTTTAAGGTTAGCGATACTCATTATGCAGCAACTTGGCTACTGCATAAGCAAGCACCTACTATGATACCGATTCATCAACAGCTAGCGCAGGAACAGCACAAGGAACGTGCAGAAACACCAGTATTCGATACTAACAATCCGTATTTATCCTTAAAGAAAGTAAAGCAATATTTTAAATTAGGAAAAAATACGATTAACAAAGCGATTGATGGTATTACTTTTGATATTTATAAAGGGGAAATTTTTGGTTTAGTTGGTGAATCAGGCTGTGGCAAATCCACTACAGGCCGCTCTATAATCGGACTCAATACAATAACAGATGGCACCATCCAAATTGATGGGCAATCTATTCATGATGTGAAGACAAAACAAGAGAAGCTTGCCTTCAATCGCAAAGTCCAAATGATTTTCCAAGACCCCTATTCTTCACTTAATCCACGTATGAAAATAGCAGACATCATCGCTGAAGGTCTTGCTATTCATGGCGTACCGAAAAGTGAATGGAAATCAAATATTTATGAGCTTTTAAATATTGTAGGCTTAACAAAGGAATATGCGAATCGTTATCCACATGAACTAAGTGGTGGACAACGTCAGCGCATTGGTATTGCTCGTGCACTGGCTGTAGAGCCGGAATTAATTATTGCCGATGAACCAATTTCTGCATTGGACGTGTCCATTCAAGCGCAAATCGTTAATTTACTGAAAAAGCTACAGAAGGAACGAGGATTAACGTATTTATTTATTGCACACGATTTATCGATGGTGAAATATATAAGTAATCGTATCGGGGTCATGCATCGGGGTAAAATTGTTGAGTTAGCGGAAAGTCAGGAACTTTATGACCACCCTATCCATCCTTATACAAAATCTTTGTTATCAGCTATTCCTCTGCCTGACCCTAAATTAGAGCGTGAACGACAAAGGATTATTTTTAATGAAATGAAATACAACGCCAATGATCGAGCAAATGAAAAGTTTATAGAAGTCCGTCCAGGTCATTTTGTCATGCTTACGGAGGATGAACTAATGCAATATCACCAAACAAACGCTAAAGGTATTTTGCTATGA
- a CDS encoding DUF3899 domain-containing protein — MIITVCIFLCSLFYTLLSKQAVSLLTMINYTFLLSLACTIIGGSLFVVQGGFFNGIGYSFKRFFARVSKNGAYAFELDDNLEFIQAPTYSFTYPLLVAGTLGCLITTLLSVMLY, encoded by the coding sequence ATGATAATAACAGTTTGTATTTTTTTATGTTCCTTGTTTTATACATTATTATCAAAACAAGCTGTCTCACTACTAACAATGATTAACTACACGTTTCTTCTTTCTCTTGCTTGTACAATCATTGGTGGCTCGTTATTTGTTGTGCAAGGTGGGTTTTTCAACGGCATTGGTTATAGCTTTAAACGTTTTTTTGCTCGTGTTTCAAAAAATGGAGCGTACGCCTTTGAATTAGATGATAATCTGGAATTTATCCAAGCGCCTACATATTCCTTTACGTATCCTCTTCTAGTAGCAGGAACGCTCGGTTGTCTTATCACTACTCTTTTATCTGTTATGTTGTATTGA
- a CDS encoding peptide ABC transporter substrate-binding protein has translation MAKKTIWLVVLLGLMLVVLVGCYGKEDNSAGSSTGGKSTDNEATDGGQSAIAQELNLVAGGDLTTMSSLGSVDALAVTAMNSVFEGLYRIGPENTPVPGMAASYEVSEDGTVYTFKLREDAVWSNGTPVTAHDFVYAWKRAINPETQAIYSYLMLDIKNATNVQTEGDPLFGKVDEIGIKALNDFTLEVQLNAPIPYFLSLTTYAPFFPLNEEFTEAQGDQYALEAANMIYNGPFIMESWQHGQGWTFVKNENYWDKEAVKLTKITQKIVKDTATAVNLYEAGEIDTTELSSEYVAQYKDSPEYSTFLKPNTYFIRMNHENKFLANKNIRKAIDMAWDKQGFADVILQDGSIPAYYLVPQGLSTDENGADFREANGDMNKTDIEAAKKAWATGLQELGVDKVNLDFLTYDRAESKKAAEFIKNQLETNLAGLELTINMQPNKQKLALEGAVDYDLDYGGWGPDYQDPMTYIDLFESTAYYNQSHYKNTEVDALIKQAKTTADIAERWQLMQQAEKRMMEDVAFAPTFQKGVSRLKKPYVKNLYEHPFSADISYKWVEIEK, from the coding sequence ATGGCTAAAAAGACGATATGGCTCGTTGTATTGTTAGGTCTTATGCTCGTTGTATTAGTTGGCTGCTATGGTAAAGAAGACAATTCAGCCGGTAGCTCAACTGGGGGAAAAAGTACGGACAATGAAGCTACTGATGGGGGACAGTCTGCTATTGCACAGGAACTTAATTTAGTTGCGGGCGGTGATTTAACGACGATGAGTTCTTTAGGAAGTGTAGATGCACTAGCTGTTACGGCGATGAATTCAGTATTTGAGGGATTATATCGCATTGGACCAGAAAACACGCCAGTGCCAGGTATGGCAGCGTCATATGAAGTCTCAGAAGATGGGACGGTGTATACGTTCAAATTACGTGAAGATGCAGTTTGGAGCAATGGCACTCCGGTTACGGCGCATGACTTTGTCTACGCTTGGAAAAGAGCCATTAATCCTGAAACACAAGCAATTTATTCTTATTTAATGCTCGATATTAAAAATGCTACAAATGTGCAAACCGAAGGAGATCCGCTGTTTGGTAAAGTAGATGAAATTGGTATAAAAGCGCTAAATGATTTTACGCTTGAGGTGCAATTGAACGCACCAATTCCATATTTTTTAAGCTTAACAACTTACGCGCCATTCTTCCCGTTAAATGAAGAATTTACAGAGGCACAAGGTGATCAATACGCGTTAGAAGCAGCAAATATGATTTATAATGGTCCATTTATTATGGAGTCTTGGCAACATGGACAAGGATGGACTTTTGTGAAGAATGAAAACTATTGGGACAAAGAGGCTGTTAAGTTAACGAAAATAACGCAAAAAATTGTAAAAGATACAGCTACAGCAGTCAATTTATATGAGGCAGGGGAAATTGATACGACTGAGTTATCAAGTGAGTATGTAGCGCAATACAAAGATAGCCCCGAATATTCAACATTTTTAAAACCAAATACGTATTTTATTCGTATGAATCATGAAAATAAGTTTTTAGCGAATAAGAACATTCGTAAAGCGATTGATATGGCTTGGGATAAACAAGGTTTTGCGGATGTCATTTTACAGGATGGTTCTATTCCGGCTTACTATTTAGTTCCTCAAGGTTTATCAACGGATGAGAATGGCGCTGATTTCCGCGAAGCGAATGGCGATATGAATAAGACGGATATTGAAGCGGCGAAAAAGGCATGGGCTACTGGTTTACAAGAACTTGGAGTTGATAAAGTAAATCTCGATTTTTTAACATATGACCGAGCAGAATCAAAAAAGGCTGCTGAATTTATTAAAAATCAATTAGAAACGAATCTTGCTGGCTTAGAGCTAACGATTAATATGCAGCCGAATAAACAAAAACTAGCATTAGAAGGCGCTGTTGATTACGATTTAGACTATGGTGGCTGGGGTCCAGACTATCAAGATCCGATGACATATATTGATTTATTTGAATCAACAGCCTACTATAATCAATCCCACTATAAAAATACAGAAGTGGATGCGTTAATTAAGCAAGCAAAAACGACTGCTGATATTGCGGAGCGCTGGCAATTAATGCAACAAGCTGAAAAACGGATGATGGAAGATGTTGCATTTGCTCCAACATTCCAAAAAGGTGTAAGTCGTTTGAAGAAGCCATATGTGAAAAATTTATATGAACATCCATTCTCAGCGGATATTAGCTATAAATGGGTTGAAATCGAAAAGTAA
- a CDS encoding M24 family metallopeptidase, whose translation MSQLQKVRVALQKQETEALIITNDQNRRYLTGFTGSAGTVVITPTQAILLVDFRYTEQATKQSGAFDVRQIDRAHLYDTIQAILDAESIQTVGFEQQHVSYYTYQLMASKLTATLKPLSNIVEDLRMIKTPEEIELIKKAAWISDEAFQHILKFIKPGVSEVDIANELEAHMRKNGAAGAAFDMIIASGKRSALPHGVATYKIVEQGDMLTLDFGAYYQGYRSDMTRTIAVGEPPEKLKEIYQIVYDSLQHALTHMKAGITGKEADSYSRDYIKDKGYGELYGHGSGHGIGLDIHENIFMSTVCEDMLEENMVLTVEPGIYIADLGGVRIEDDVVITKDGIEIITHSPKELIIL comes from the coding sequence ATGTCACAATTACAAAAAGTACGAGTTGCATTACAGAAACAAGAAACAGAGGCGCTTATTATAACAAACGACCAAAACCGTCGTTATTTAACTGGGTTTACGGGGAGTGCTGGTACAGTAGTAATTACACCAACACAAGCAATTTTACTTGTTGATTTTCGTTATACCGAACAGGCAACGAAACAAAGCGGTGCTTTTGATGTACGCCAAATAGATCGCGCACATTTATATGACACGATTCAAGCGATTTTAGACGCAGAATCTATCCAAACGGTTGGATTTGAACAACAGCATGTGAGTTACTATACGTATCAATTGATGGCTAGTAAACTAACGGCAACATTAAAACCGCTATCTAATATTGTGGAAGATTTGCGGATGATTAAAACGCCAGAGGAAATTGAACTGATAAAAAAAGCCGCGTGGATTTCAGACGAGGCATTCCAACATATTTTAAAATTTATTAAACCTGGCGTTTCAGAGGTTGACATTGCCAATGAATTAGAAGCACATATGCGTAAAAATGGGGCTGCTGGGGCTGCATTCGATATGATTATTGCTTCTGGTAAGCGCTCCGCCCTACCACATGGTGTTGCAACTTACAAAATCGTAGAACAAGGCGATATGCTGACACTAGACTTCGGTGCTTATTATCAAGGTTATCGTTCAGATATGACGCGAACAATCGCTGTTGGTGAGCCACCAGAAAAATTAAAAGAAATCTATCAAATCGTTTACGACTCGTTGCAACATGCACTCACGCATATGAAGGCTGGTATTACAGGGAAAGAAGCAGATAGCTATAGCCGCGATTACATTAAAGACAAAGGTTATGGCGAACTTTATGGTCACGGTTCTGGGCACGGTATCGGCTTAGATATCCATGAAAATATTTTTATGTCTACTGTTTGTGAAGATATGCTAGAAGAGAATATGGTACTTACAGTGGAACCTGGTATTTATATAGCCGATTTAGGTGGTGTTCGAATAGAAGATGATGTCGTTATCACAAAAGATGGCATTGAAATCATTACGCACTCTCCAAAGGAGCTTATTATTTTATAA